Within the Meiothermus sp. CFH 77666 genome, the region TCATTTGTTGGATAGGCTGGCCTCTGAAACGTTCGACATCCTGGTTATTGGGGGAGGCGCCAGCGGAGCCGGGGTGGCGCTGGAAGCGGCCAGCCGGGGGCTCAAAACTGCCCTGGTGGAGCGTTACGATTTTTCGGAGGGCACCTCGAGCCGCAGCACCAAACTGATTCACGGCGGGGTACGCTACCTGGAAATTGCCATCAAGACCCTGGATCGGGTGCAGCTCAACCTGGTGCGCGACGCGCTGCATGAGCGGGCCATCATGCTCAAGAACGCGCCCCATCTTTCCCGCCCCCTGTGGCTCCTGACCCCCCTGTACAGGTTTTGGGAAGCGCCTTACTACTACACGGGGTTGAAGATCTATGACCTCCTGGCCGGCAAAGCCCGTCTGCAACCCGCGCAGTACATCAGCGTCAAGGGAACCCTGGAACGTTTTCCATTGGTCAACCCCGAGGGTTTGAAGGGCGCGGTGGCCTATCAGGATGGGCAGTTTGACGACGCTCGCTTCAATGTGGAGCTGGCCCTCACCGCAGCGCAGCAAGGGGCGGTGGTGCTTAACTACGCAGAAGTGACCGGGCTGCTCAAGCAAAATGGCCAACTATCGGGGGTAGTCGTCAAGGATGGGCTGGGAGGCAGAGAAATAGAGGTGGCTGCGCGGGTAGTGGTCAACACCACCGGCCCCTTTTCCGACGCGATTCGGCGCATGGATGACCCCCACACTCCCCCTTTGCTCAAGGCCAGTTCGGGTATTCATATTGTGCTGGACAAGAAGTACAGCCCTCCTGACACGGGCTTGCTGATTCCCAAAACCGAGGACGGGCGGGTGGTGTTTGTACTGCCCTGGCAGGGTGGAACCCTAGTAGGCACGACCGACGAGCCGGCACAGGTTGTAGATCACCCCAAAGCAACGGAAGAGGAGATTGGCTATGTGCTCAGACAGGTAAAGCCCTACCTGGGGGAGATTCCCCGGGCGTCTGTGCGGGCTAGCTGGTCGGGCCTGCGCCCGCTGGTTTCGCGCCCCGAGGCCGACACCGCCCGGCTGGCCCGCGACCACCTGATTCAGAAAAGCGCTTCGGGCCTACTCACCCTGACGGGGGGCAAGTGGACCACCTACCGCAAAATGGCCCTGGATCTGGTGAACTATGCCATTCGGCAGTTTGGATTGCAAGCCGGCCCCTCCCGCACCGAGCAAATTCCGCTTTTGGGTGGGCAAGGTTTTGAGCCTGAGGGAGCGAAAAAACTCGAGCAACTAGGCTTTCCCCCCGATGTGGCTGAGCACCTGCACCGCGCCTACGGCGCCCGCGCCCAGGCAGTGGCCCAGATTGCGGCGGAAGGCTACCAGGCGCGGCTGGCGGTGGAGTGGCCTTACCTGGAGGCTGAAGTGATTTATGCAGCCCGCCACGAGATGGCTTACACCCCCCTGGATGTGCTGGCCCGCCGCACCCGGTTGGCGTTTCTGGATACGCTGGCGGCCCTGGCAGCCACCCCGCGGGTTGCTGAGCTTATGGGCCAGGAGCTGGGTTGGGATTCAGAGAGGGTAGGCCTCGAGCAGGAAAAAGCAAGAACCCAGATCCTGAACGCTATCTAGTGCTTTGCAAACAAAGCTGAAACCCCTACCAGTACAGGCCCAGGCCCAGCTCGTGCAGGGCCTGATGGCGGGCTTTGTAGTCGGGCATGATCTGTTCGACCAGAGCCCAGAAACGCGGGCTGTGGTTGAGCACCTTGAGGTGAGCCATCTCGTGTACAACCACATAGTCCAGCACCCGCAAGGGCAGCATCACCAGCCGCCAGTTGAAACGCAGCTCGCCCTTGGCGTTGCAGCTTCCCCAGCGCTTTTTCTGATTGCGGATTAGCACGGTGGGCATGCGCCAGCCCAGTTGGTCGGCGTAGTGTTGCACCCG harbors:
- a CDS encoding FAD-dependent oxidoreductase, with translation MERAHLLDRLASETFDILVIGGGASGAGVALEAASRGLKTALVERYDFSEGTSSRSTKLIHGGVRYLEIAIKTLDRVQLNLVRDALHERAIMLKNAPHLSRPLWLLTPLYRFWEAPYYYTGLKIYDLLAGKARLQPAQYISVKGTLERFPLVNPEGLKGAVAYQDGQFDDARFNVELALTAAQQGAVVLNYAEVTGLLKQNGQLSGVVVKDGLGGREIEVAARVVVNTTGPFSDAIRRMDDPHTPPLLKASSGIHIVLDKKYSPPDTGLLIPKTEDGRVVFVLPWQGGTLVGTTDEPAQVVDHPKATEEEIGYVLRQVKPYLGEIPRASVRASWSGLRPLVSRPEADTARLARDHLIQKSASGLLTLTGGKWTTYRKMALDLVNYAIRQFGLQAGPSRTEQIPLLGGQGFEPEGAKKLEQLGFPPDVAEHLHRAYGARAQAVAQIAAEGYQARLAVEWPYLEAEVIYAARHEMAYTPLDVLARRTRLAFLDTLAALAATPRVAELMGQELGWDSERVGLEQEKARTQILNAI